A single window of Sulfurovum sp. UBA12169 DNA harbors:
- a CDS encoding nitrite reductase, whose amino-acid sequence MKLSIKTITKYAAATALFAVLATVSMPLQAAQWRGSPGGSGDPAAGEQLFRYKCSGCHTFGHGDHLGPDLANRHNQDGWLRNFISDPEWSTTNTNYGKQLLEKWGYVMPDFDLSNQEIENIIAFLNAQDSLGPLKHTSPAELTDTQFEATKNIYFDRCAGCHGLYRTGATGPLIDETRSEWIGTDGLAALLRYGTPRGMPNFGHSGILTETQITNLASYLQLPPPDAPPLPMEDIRASWNLIVPVSERPTQPAHSRDWENFFGVVERDAGKISIFDGSTHELVSRVDVGFAVHILRSSSTGRYFYAIGRDGLVTLIDLWTETPTVVATAKGCHDARSVDGSKSPGYEDKYLIEGCYWPPQYVTFDGLTLEPLTRADLPMTDIHGETLKENRVAAIIASHTEPIWVVSLKEAGYVNIVDYSQPNFPTVSSIAAEKFLHDGGWDSTKRYFMVAANANNKMAIIDVADRSLEAIISTGNTPHPGRGANWLDPVYGWVNASTHIGEGKMTVYGADPVNHPQYAWSVVREITLPSAGSLFVKTHPNSPWVLMDMTLSANGTSHRQICAYSKENAAIDRCFDVAQNGRAVHFEFNKDGSEVWISDWATDGAIIILDGQSLTEIDKIIGLQTPTGKFNVHNTAHDVY is encoded by the coding sequence ATGAAACTATCGATAAAAACAATAACCAAGTATGCGGCTGCAACAGCTTTGTTTGCAGTGCTTGCAACCGTTAGCATGCCGCTTCAGGCGGCACAATGGAGAGGATCTCCCGGAGGAAGCGGAGATCCTGCAGCAGGAGAACAGCTCTTTAGGTATAAATGCAGCGGCTGCCATACTTTCGGCCACGGCGACCATCTTGGACCTGATCTTGCCAATCGCCACAACCAAGACGGATGGTTAAGAAACTTTATCTCCGATCCCGAGTGGTCTACAACCAACACAAATTACGGCAAACAGCTCTTGGAAAAATGGGGATACGTCATGCCGGATTTTGATCTTTCCAACCAAGAGATTGAGAATATTATCGCTTTTCTTAATGCGCAAGACAGTCTTGGCCCTTTAAAACATACATCTCCGGCAGAATTGACCGATACTCAATTTGAAGCAACAAAAAATATCTACTTTGATCGTTGCGCAGGCTGCCATGGACTTTACCGTACAGGTGCAACCGGACCGCTGATTGATGAAACACGTTCTGAGTGGATCGGTACAGACGGACTTGCTGCCCTATTGCGCTACGGTACCCCAAGAGGCATGCCAAACTTTGGCCACAGCGGGATCTTGACTGAAACACAAATCACAAACTTGGCATCATATCTTCAGCTACCGCCGCCTGATGCACCTCCGTTACCTATGGAAGATATCCGTGCAAGCTGGAATCTCATCGTCCCGGTAAGCGAGCGCCCCACACAGCCTGCCCATTCGCGTGACTGGGAAAATTTCTTTGGTGTTGTGGAGCGAGATGCCGGAAAGATCTCCATTTTTGATGGCAGCACCCATGAACTTGTATCGCGTGTGGATGTCGGCTTTGCCGTTCATATTTTACGCTCCTCCTCAACAGGGCGCTATTTTTATGCTATCGGACGCGACGGACTGGTTACCCTCATCGATCTTTGGACCGAAACACCGACGGTTGTAGCGACAGCAAAAGGCTGCCATGACGCACGAAGTGTTGATGGAAGCAAGTCTCCCGGATATGAAGACAAATATCTTATTGAAGGCTGTTATTGGCCGCCGCAGTATGTGACGTTTGACGGATTGACGCTTGAACCGCTGACACGTGCCGATCTGCCGATGACCGACATTCACGGCGAAACACTTAAAGAAAACCGTGTTGCTGCCATCATCGCATCGCATACTGAGCCTATCTGGGTGGTATCGCTCAAAGAAGCAGGCTATGTAAATATCGTAGATTATTCGCAGCCAAACTTTCCGACAGTGTCAAGCATTGCCGCTGAAAAATTTTTGCATGACGGAGGCTGGGATAGCACCAAACGCTACTTTATGGTTGCCGCAAACGCCAATAACAAAATGGCCATCATAGATGTCGCCGACCGAAGCCTTGAAGCGATCATTTCAACAGGAAACACTCCGCATCCCGGACGCGGTGCCAACTGGTTAGATCCTGTGTACGGATGGGTCAATGCCTCAACGCATATCGGTGAAGGAAAAATGACCGTTTACGGTGCAGATCCGGTCAACCACCCGCAATATGCTTGGTCTGTTGTACGCGAAATCACACTTCCTTCGGCAGGATCATTATTTGTAAAGACCCACCCAAATTCTCCATGGGTACTCATGGATATGACATTAAGCGCAAACGGCACATCCCATAGACAGATCTGCGCCTACTCTAAAGAAAATGCCGCTATTGACAGATGTTTTGATGTGGCGCAAAACGGTCGAGCCGTACACTTTGAGTTCAACAAAGACGGCAGTGAAGTATGGATATCTGATTGGGCAACGGATGGTGCGATCATCATCCTTGACGGCCAATCGCTTACTGAAATTGACAAAATCATCGGCTTGCAAACCCCGACAGGCAAATTCAACGTCCACAACACGGCCCATGATGTCTATTGA
- a CDS encoding flavin reductase, which yields MEEMQISKAFTLMEPGPVVLVTTNDGEKQNIMTISWTMVMDFTPIFAITTGPWNHSFAALEKKKECVIAIPAVDMLDKVIGIGTCSGKETDKFEKFALTPVKGKYVQAPLIKECLANIECKVIDIIKKHDIVVLEGVAAYFNSARKEKRTFHAIGDGTFIVDGRKLDRKEMMRSKIPPGV from the coding sequence ATGGAAGAAATGCAGATCAGTAAAGCGTTCACGCTGATGGAACCGGGCCCGGTTGTGCTTGTTACCACCAACGACGGGGAAAAGCAGAACATCATGACCATTTCGTGGACTATGGTGATGGACTTTACACCGATTTTCGCCATCACCACAGGCCCATGGAACCATTCATTCGCCGCTCTTGAGAAAAAGAAAGAGTGCGTTATCGCGATCCCCGCGGTTGACATGCTTGATAAAGTCATTGGGATCGGGACCTGTTCGGGCAAAGAGACAGACAAATTTGAAAAGTTCGCACTGACCCCGGTGAAAGGAAAATATGTCCAAGCGCCCCTCATCAAAGAATGTCTGGCAAATATCGAGTGCAAAGTGATAGATATCATCAAAAAGCACGATATCGTCGTCCTCGAAGGCGTCGCCGCTTACTTCAACAGCGCACGCAAAGAGAAACGAACTTTTCACGCCATCGGTGACGGTACCTTCATCGTAGACGGGCGCAAGCTGGATAGAAAAGAAATGATGCGCTCAAAAATTCCGCCCGGAGTGTAA